From Bacteroidales bacterium, one genomic window encodes:
- a CDS encoding dockerin type I repeat-containing protein, protein MAGNLFNFRVFCATILFFVPVLLKAQLPPGWDYIPSYSSHIVAIPLGIGPTFNGVPMTAGDHIGVFYDDDGELKCAGAVVWNATASVSVSAYGDDPYETGKQGFNENDSIYWKLYHWPEAQEADGEATWQDGCPGCTHWDGRWHDYGLSALETLQAVTFLPGDANGDGIVNVLDVITVVNYIMELNPPVFFFNAADVTVDGVVNVLDIIGIVNIIMET, encoded by the coding sequence ATGGCAGGGAACCTCTTCAATTTTCGTGTGTTTTGTGCAACGATCCTTTTCTTCGTTCCGGTTCTTCTAAAGGCCCAGTTGCCTCCGGGTTGGGATTACATTCCTTCCTATTCCTCACATATCGTAGCCATTCCACTGGGCATTGGTCCGACCTTCAATGGCGTACCAATGACGGCGGGGGATCACATCGGCGTGTTTTATGATGATGATGGCGAACTAAAATGTGCAGGAGCTGTGGTTTGGAATGCAACCGCCAGTGTGTCGGTCAGCGCATATGGCGATGATCCCTATGAAACCGGTAAACAGGGTTTCAATGAGAACGATTCCATTTACTGGAAGCTGTATCACTGGCCTGAAGCCCAGGAGGCTGACGGAGAAGCCACGTGGCAGGATGGCTGCCCGGGATGCACGCACTGGGATGGTCGCTGGCACGATTACGGCTTATCGGCACTGGAAACCCTGCAGGCTGTTACTTTTCTTCCGGGCGACGCAAATGGAGACGGAATCGTGAACGTGCTCGATGTGATCACGGTCGTGAACTACATCATGGAGCTGAATCCTCCTGTCTTCTTCTTCAATGCCGCGGATGTCACGGTTGATGGTGTTGTTAACGTACTGGACATTATTGGGATCGTGAATATTATTATGGAAACATAG
- a CDS encoding DUF2007 domain-containing protein — protein sequence MEEQEGIKRVYTGSIVEAEYLIEILRKNGIEAMLRNTLEESVIAGWASGSPEDAALIYVTENHLVRASEIISEYLKESKE from the coding sequence ATGGAAGAACAAGAAGGCATTAAACGTGTTTACACGGGTTCGATCGTAGAAGCTGAGTACCTGATAGAAATACTCCGTAAAAACGGTATTGAAGCGATGCTGCGCAACACGCTGGAAGAAAGCGTCATTGCGGGCTGGGCCTCGGGTTCCCCTGAGGACGCAGCGCTGATCTACGTGACAGAAAACCACCTTGTCAGAGCGTCGGAGATCATCAGTGAGTACCTGAAAGAATCCAAAGAATAA
- a CDS encoding SusC/RagA family TonB-linked outer membrane protein — MSVKILFTLGLTIITSFVFSQSRTIKGKVTSEDDDRGIPGVTVMIKGTVKGTATDLEGNYSLSGVSSDDTLQFSYIGYKTLEIAVWEQSVINVVLTVAARELEEVVVTALGVKRQEREIGYSTERIEPEVVARSNSPNILNAIVGRVAGVQVSQGDGVEGGSTRIVIRGNNTLSGRNQPLIVVDNVPMENIPGLENIGRGVDWGNSISDINSLDIETYTVLKGGAASALYGSKGANGVILITTKKGKKQEGIGVSYSYSYKWVHPYRFREMQNTYGAGGPISFTPPAFPMDGDTLLYPGIYGTDNLIINQDGDTRSTTEEFGYYGSAVSWGPRMEGQMVRWWDGKMRAYLPQQNNYESVFRDGHTQTHNIAASGGNDKGSIRVSITRQDNRAIVDNSNFDRTTINLGSSLKISSRVAVDLSLSYINYNRLNSPMLGESADSFSKGFLYSWPRSYQGIDREFYAYPDGSQNPQEGYPFLYINPTLWWDYFNNNTTLKRDKYLGALSLTYDVTSWLNLTGRAGRDFNLDQYTSRNKPIDVLGIKEGYYANSLNRTYSDIFEGMITACKDDILHPGINVKFTLGASRWDYRLYEIRGHSGRWYFPNRYTFDNYTSPTYITNEDGEVILEDPGDSPGGMVPGEGIKQERNNSVYAFLNLSYGNFIFLEATGRNDWSSTLPPESNSYFYPSVSLSFVATEAFNIQEKLGWLNFMKIRGGWSHTATDTEPYMLDFNYNSGMFGGDQTAGFPDIIPPIELLPQRVNSWEAGLNLGLFENRIDLDFTYYNKYCYSQILEGLPIPTSSGAQKITINEGVITNYGFEFILNTVPLQKKNFLIKSGINFSRNRNYVESLGDNAEVYPLADIWGLNGPAMALREGDEYGTIYGYDYVYHENGSPIVNEEGTKYLITDTRVPIGNASPDFIAGWQTELVYKGLRLVALIDTKWGGEIYCGSYVIALQTGQSNETLLEREGGGLPYTDPDGNTSNIGIVLDGVYADGTPNDHVVHYYYKYLPNAGGWGKFLSTPGILENSWVKMREISLSYSLPGKIVEKTKIFQNLTLSIAGRDLFYLYTTLPDKINPEGIMGSGNAQGFEWGSLPGTMSVTFGVAAAF; from the coding sequence ATGAGCGTGAAAATACTATTCACCCTTGGGCTAACGATCATCACCAGTTTTGTCTTTTCGCAATCCAGGACCATAAAAGGAAAAGTCACTTCAGAAGATGACGACCGGGGTATTCCTGGCGTAACGGTAATGATCAAAGGGACCGTTAAAGGAACAGCGACAGATCTGGAGGGGAACTATTCCTTATCCGGTGTTTCCTCGGACGACACGCTGCAGTTCAGCTATATCGGATATAAGACTCTTGAAATTGCTGTATGGGAACAATCCGTGATCAACGTTGTTCTAACGGTTGCAGCAAGGGAGCTGGAAGAAGTCGTGGTCACGGCCCTGGGTGTGAAGCGCCAGGAGCGGGAAATCGGGTACTCCACCGAGCGCATTGAGCCAGAGGTGGTAGCCAGGTCCAATTCCCCCAATATCCTGAATGCCATCGTTGGACGGGTGGCAGGAGTCCAGGTATCGCAGGGGGATGGCGTTGAGGGTGGGTCTACCCGCATCGTCATCAGGGGAAACAATACCCTGAGTGGCAGAAACCAGCCTCTGATCGTCGTTGACAATGTTCCCATGGAAAACATTCCCGGGCTGGAGAATATCGGCAGAGGTGTTGACTGGGGTAATTCCATTTCGGATATCAACTCGCTGGACATTGAGACCTATACGGTTTTGAAGGGCGGTGCAGCTTCCGCCCTGTATGGTTCCAAAGGAGCCAATGGCGTGATACTGATCACCACAAAAAAAGGAAAGAAACAGGAAGGCATCGGCGTTTCATACAGTTACAGCTACAAATGGGTGCACCCTTACCGTTTCAGGGAAATGCAGAACACTTACGGTGCCGGCGGCCCCATCTCCTTTACACCTCCCGCCTTTCCAATGGACGGGGATACATTGCTTTACCCGGGTATTTATGGTACCGACAACCTGATCATCAATCAGGATGGGGATACACGGTCCACAACGGAAGAGTTCGGCTATTATGGATCGGCTGTTTCCTGGGGACCCAGGATGGAAGGACAAATGGTCAGGTGGTGGGACGGAAAGATGCGGGCTTATTTACCACAGCAAAACAACTATGAATCTGTGTTCCGGGATGGTCATACCCAGACGCATAACATTGCCGCATCGGGAGGCAATGACAAAGGCAGCATCCGCGTGTCCATCACACGTCAGGATAACAGGGCCATCGTGGATAACAGCAATTTTGACCGGACCACGATCAACCTGGGCTCGAGCCTGAAAATATCTTCCAGGGTCGCAGTTGATCTCAGCTTATCCTATATCAACTATAACCGGTTGAACAGCCCAATGCTGGGGGAATCAGCCGACTCATTCAGCAAAGGATTTCTCTATTCCTGGCCGAGGAGTTATCAGGGAATTGACCGGGAATTCTATGCGTATCCCGATGGCTCTCAAAATCCACAGGAAGGATACCCTTTTCTGTACATCAATCCAACACTCTGGTGGGATTATTTCAACAATAACACCACGCTGAAAAGGGATAAGTACCTGGGGGCGCTCAGCCTGACCTACGATGTTACTTCCTGGCTGAACCTCACCGGACGCGCAGGCAGGGATTTCAACCTGGATCAATACACTTCCAGGAATAAGCCCATTGACGTGCTGGGCATTAAAGAGGGCTATTATGCCAACAGCCTGAACAGAACCTATTCCGACATCTTCGAAGGAATGATCACAGCCTGTAAGGATGACATCCTTCACCCGGGGATAAATGTGAAATTCACGCTTGGAGCCAGCCGCTGGGATTACCGTCTGTATGAGATCAGGGGTCATTCGGGCCGGTGGTACTTTCCCAACCGCTATACGTTCGATAATTACACATCACCAACCTACATCACCAATGAAGATGGCGAGGTGATCCTTGAAGATCCCGGTGATTCCCCGGGCGGGATGGTACCGGGAGAAGGCATCAAGCAGGAAAGAAACAACTCAGTTTATGCGTTTTTGAACCTTTCCTACGGCAACTTCATTTTTCTGGAAGCCACCGGCCGGAACGACTGGTCATCCACCCTTCCGCCCGAGAGCAATTCGTATTTCTACCCTTCGGTATCCTTAAGCTTTGTTGCCACGGAAGCATTCAATATACAGGAAAAGCTCGGCTGGCTCAACTTCATGAAGATAAGAGGGGGATGGTCGCATACGGCCACTGACACCGAGCCCTATATGCTTGACTTTAACTATAATTCAGGTATGTTTGGAGGTGACCAGACGGCAGGCTTCCCTGACATCATACCACCCATTGAATTATTGCCGCAGCGGGTGAATTCGTGGGAAGCCGGGCTGAACCTTGGCCTGTTCGAAAACCGCATTGACCTGGATTTCACTTATTATAACAAGTATTGTTATTCACAGATCCTGGAGGGCCTTCCGATTCCCACTTCAAGCGGCGCACAAAAAATCACCATCAACGAGGGCGTCATTACGAACTACGGGTTTGAGTTCATCCTGAACACGGTTCCCTTGCAGAAAAAGAATTTCCTGATCAAATCAGGGATCAATTTCTCCCGCAACAGGAACTATGTGGAAAGCCTGGGAGACAATGCAGAAGTTTATCCGCTGGCGGATATCTGGGGTTTGAACGGTCCTGCCATGGCACTGCGGGAAGGAGATGAGTATGGAACGATCTATGGCTACGATTATGTGTACCACGAAAATGGCAGCCCAATCGTGAATGAGGAAGGGACGAAATACCTGATCACCGACACGCGCGTCCCGATCGGGAATGCTTCTCCGGATTTTATTGCCGGATGGCAGACCGAGTTGGTCTACAAAGGGCTCAGGCTGGTCGCGTTAATCGATACGAAATGGGGAGGCGAGATCTATTGCGGATCCTACGTCATTGCCCTGCAGACAGGGCAGAGCAATGAAACGTTGCTGGAAAGGGAAGGCGGAGGGCTGCCCTACACGGATCCGGATGGCAATACCTCCAATATCGGGATCGTACTCGATGGGGTCTATGCAGACGGGACTCCCAATGATCACGTTGTTCATTATTATTACAAATACCTGCCCAACGCGGGCGGATGGGGTAAATTCCTGTCCACCCCCGGGATCCTTGAAAACTCCTGGGTAAAAATGAGGGAGATATCCCTGTCGTATTCCTTACCCGGAAAGATCGTTGAAAAGACAAAGATATTCCAGAACCTGACGTTGTCCATTGCCGGGAGGGATCTGTTTTACCTCTATACCACCCTGCCCGACAAGATCAATCCTGAAGGGATCATGGGATCAGGAAACGCACAGGGCTTTGAATGGGGATCACTGCCCGGAACGATGTCGGTTACTTTTGGCGTAGCCGCAGCTTTCTGA
- a CDS encoding T9SS type A sorting domain-containing protein — protein sequence MKKSVLTLVSLLFLLSLIHWAQGQQVISSGGNYSEAGGISVSWTLGEPVIATFSNDGLILTQGFQQPTMIIGGHLLTIPAGWSGISSWVSPTVPLAEDIFDPVENDLIVLLNPYGQVYWPAEGVNQIDPPPADEQGWVSHQGYIVKMEEEVLVLIGGLAENDLMVDLPSGWFILPVLAQTVVPSNNLFGQLDPNLVIAKEIAGNRIWWPAMGIHTLTNAEPGKSYQILLLASDVLDFAPFNAPVPIGPTHIELNQLTNVTPWNDVEFTGTSHTIAISGDAWGTIEGLSYGDYMGAFTPNGLCSGMMVYTGKGEALSITAFGDDPTTPSSIEGFLSDEPMHFRLYRPSANEEFQLSASFDPSLPHTDIYQVNGLSGIVGLTLMATSITETGFSDVEIYPNPAGDLVMIKCIGNISRDARLSVYAIGSGQLVMETRIEDNLTELDIQELAQGIYFVRITDGHEIIIKKLVKQSNRFNY from the coding sequence ATGAAAAAATCGGTATTGACACTCGTGAGCCTGCTGTTTCTATTGAGCCTGATCCATTGGGCACAGGGCCAGCAGGTCATATCCTCCGGCGGAAATTATAGTGAGGCAGGGGGAATTTCCGTAAGCTGGACCCTGGGAGAGCCAGTAATAGCAACATTTTCAAATGACGGCCTGATCCTTACCCAGGGATTCCAGCAACCAACGATGATCATCGGCGGGCATTTACTAACCATTCCTGCCGGATGGAGCGGGATTTCCAGCTGGGTGAGTCCAACGGTTCCTCTGGCGGAGGATATTTTCGATCCCGTGGAGAACGATCTGATTGTCCTTTTGAATCCATACGGCCAGGTTTACTGGCCGGCCGAGGGAGTGAACCAGATCGATCCACCTCCTGCTGATGAGCAGGGGTGGGTATCGCATCAGGGATACATTGTTAAGATGGAAGAGGAAGTACTGGTTCTCATCGGCGGACTGGCTGAGAACGACCTGATGGTGGATCTGCCATCCGGATGGTTCATCCTTCCGGTCCTGGCCCAGACGGTGGTTCCCTCCAATAACCTCTTTGGTCAGCTTGATCCTAATCTGGTCATCGCCAAGGAAATTGCCGGCAACCGTATCTGGTGGCCTGCCATGGGCATTCATACCCTGACAAATGCAGAACCCGGCAAATCGTATCAGATACTGCTTTTAGCCTCTGATGTGCTTGATTTCGCACCCTTCAATGCACCTGTACCGATCGGGCCCACGCACATTGAACTGAATCAGCTTACCAATGTTACTCCCTGGAACGATGTCGAATTTACGGGTACATCGCACACGATCGCCATCAGCGGGGATGCGTGGGGTACGATTGAAGGTCTTTCTTATGGGGATTATATGGGTGCATTCACACCTAACGGTTTATGCAGCGGAATGATGGTCTATACAGGGAAGGGAGAAGCACTTTCCATCACTGCCTTTGGTGATGACCCTACAACACCATCATCCATCGAAGGTTTTTTAAGCGATGAACCTATGCATTTCCGCCTGTACCGTCCTTCAGCCAATGAAGAGTTTCAACTGTCGGCTTCCTTCGATCCATCTCTCCCTCATACGGATATCTATCAGGTTAACGGGCTTTCGGGGATCGTTGGTCTGACGTTGATGGCGACTTCCATTACCGAAACCGGATTCAGTGATGTGGAGATCTATCCGAATCCTGCCGGCGACCTGGTGATGATCAAATGCATTGGGAACATTTCCCGCGATGCACGTTTATCTGTTTATGCTATCGGAAGCGGGCAATTGGTCATGGAAACCCGTATCGAAGACAATTTAACTGAACTTGACATCCAGGAATTAGCTCAGGGTATTTATTTCGTCAGGATCACCGATGGGCATGAAATCATCATAAAAAAGCTGGTCAAGCAGTCCAACCGGTTTAACTATTAA
- a CDS encoding SusD/RagB family nutrient-binding outer membrane lipoprotein — protein sequence MHRSSGLYFILLLVLVSCTRDFEEINTNPNTFTTASDGALFNSVIASLQLGWNEQFYINNEILYKQTQQAALTEEAWGNFTLGTEDIWSNYYGALPEIRELQKRFSTYDDSPGVVNMRAMLEITLALKTFKVTDLFGDIPFSKAGYGFQDLDLLRPEYDSQRDIYLTLLDALKWADEHIDESAETAEPFITFIQFDKLFNGDMQKWKKLANSLRLRHAMRMAEKEPELAGEIIREIIENDRPVFLGYDFITPVFESACLWPAAIGFRNESLNWSFREHNNLRMGSNVWHQLSENDNTDGTGIVDPRAYIFFETNNDNQWDPFPQLPEAGTPSEGGIPYGTHRDQAGAFYIKGESCLYSPFNYFIVADMDYMPIIFITGAEVHFIKAEAYFRGIGVGMDQDQADIEYMNGINASVEWWMMVAGNSQLPTSRLAFSDMVNIPDDVDASSVLMKFGSWIATTDEEKLQFIYTQWWMDAFRQPWEAYALARRTGKTPREGPPVNHYRLPYPPSEVEFNSINCEKAISRQGGNSPEIKIWWIP from the coding sequence ATGCATCGATCATCCGGTTTATATTTCATACTGCTCCTGGTACTGGTCTCCTGCACCAGGGATTTCGAGGAGATCAACACCAATCCGAACACGTTCACCACGGCCAGTGACGGCGCACTGTTCAACAGTGTGATCGCCTCGCTGCAACTTGGATGGAATGAGCAGTTTTACATCAACAATGAGATTTTGTACAAACAAACCCAGCAGGCTGCACTGACCGAAGAAGCCTGGGGAAATTTCACGCTGGGAACTGAAGACATTTGGAGCAACTATTACGGGGCCTTACCCGAGATCAGGGAACTTCAGAAACGCTTCAGCACGTACGATGATTCACCGGGTGTCGTCAACATGAGAGCCATGCTGGAGATCACCCTGGCTTTGAAAACGTTTAAAGTTACAGATCTGTTCGGAGACATCCCGTTCAGCAAAGCGGGCTACGGATTTCAGGACCTTGATCTGCTGCGCCCGGAGTATGACAGCCAGAGGGATATTTACCTCACATTGCTGGATGCATTGAAATGGGCTGATGAACATATTGATGAAAGCGCCGAAACCGCAGAACCTTTTATTACCTTTATCCAGTTCGACAAGCTGTTCAACGGGGATATGCAGAAATGGAAGAAACTGGCCAATTCGCTGAGGCTTCGCCATGCCATGAGAATGGCGGAGAAAGAGCCGGAACTGGCAGGTGAGATCATCCGGGAGATCATCGAAAACGACAGGCCGGTGTTTTTAGGGTATGATTTCATCACCCCCGTGTTTGAAAGTGCCTGTTTATGGCCCGCAGCCATCGGATTCCGGAATGAAAGCCTTAACTGGTCGTTCAGGGAGCACAACAACCTCAGGATGGGATCCAATGTCTGGCATCAGCTTTCAGAGAACGACAACACGGACGGCACCGGGATAGTTGATCCGCGTGCCTATATCTTTTTTGAAACCAACAATGACAATCAGTGGGATCCATTCCCCCAGCTACCGGAAGCAGGCACACCCTCGGAGGGGGGAATTCCGTATGGCACGCACAGGGACCAGGCCGGTGCCTTCTATATCAAGGGAGAATCCTGCCTGTATTCCCCGTTCAATTACTTCATTGTGGCAGATATGGATTACATGCCCATAATATTCATCACAGGGGCGGAGGTCCATTTTATCAAGGCCGAAGCTTATTTCAGGGGGATCGGTGTAGGGATGGATCAGGACCAGGCCGACATCGAGTATATGAACGGCATCAATGCATCGGTCGAATGGTGGATGATGGTCGCTGGAAACTCACAGCTGCCCACATCACGCCTGGCTTTTTCCGACATGGTCAACATTCCTGATGATGTTGATGCCTCTTCCGTCCTGATGAAGTTTGGCAGCTGGATTGCCACCACCGATGAAGAAAAGCTGCAGTTCATTTACACGCAATGGTGGATGGATGCGTTCCGCCAGCCCTGGGAAGCTTATGCGCTTGCCCGCAGAACAGGTAAAACTCCACGGGAGGGACCCCCTGTCAACCATTACAGGCTCCCCTACCCTCCCTCTGAAGTTGAATTCAATTCAATCAATTGTGAAAAAGCGATTTCCAGACAGGGCGGGAATTCGCCGGAAATCAAAATCTGGTGGATCCCATGA
- a CDS encoding peptide-N-glycosidase F-related protein, protein MKIFNFKISLPALMIIVLLPLLLTSQTNQYLHFDRVDDFVQLPNASQYFSGSSQVSLTGWFYCDELAYGQGYMGFRAGSGTAEFYLIQLSNGVMECRLVTTDGFHEYVAPANTIIPQVWQHIAWIYDGSAITLYVNGNFVGSKAASGNFTGETVTFGIGKSILGTYNFVYGGRIDEISAWNKALTQTEIQDIMDDELTGTEPGLQLYYKFNQGDPGGDNTAITKLISETGNGERDADLMNFALTGETSNFNGELDPGYQAISFPQIPNHLTNDPSFDIEATATSGLGVIFQILSGPATIDGNVVTLSGVSGEVAIEASQPGNEVFDPAEPIVNTFMVLDPMTFVPEIDVRHPLEGEVFVPSLLEILLSTVSTIDYPELFYVRDVKFEINGQTIHAQNHFNGHYTAWWMPPDWGTYSITVTSTTNYGASTAETISINLVPGASDMDVLAAENIWLNPNNVSQIVAAELPSYFGAFDKVTAILSLTCPPTGGCGEWDRVGGVEVKGHDGKWYEIIRYITPYGVECSSVIDLSDYMSLLLGKVEFRFNCSTLDNGYLWGLTLYYRQGTPEYFYSTVYEVWNEIYPFGDYANLQPVENRTLEFPEGATAAKLKLISTGHGWDEDYNTGNAAEFYEATHHIWVNGEQTFEQYNWYDCNPNPDGCQPQNGTWFHNRAGWCPGAIAQWFDYDMTSFIAEEDVELQYVFYEDYIDLCHPNYPDCVTDETCLDCDDGFNPTLDVACNLVVYTVSPVITGIPDGDVLIQIYPNPAAGLIKITAEGSAVDPDHASLIQLYTITGTLAGEFTWDGNAVQVDLSEYPKGMYILWIHTRDKTVMKKLVLQ, encoded by the coding sequence ATGAAAATTTTCAACTTCAAAATCAGCTTGCCGGCACTGATGATCATTGTGCTGCTACCTCTCCTGCTCACATCCCAGACCAATCAGTACCTTCATTTCGATCGTGTTGACGATTTCGTTCAGCTTCCAAACGCGTCCCAGTATTTTTCCGGAAGCAGCCAGGTCTCCCTGACCGGATGGTTCTATTGTGACGAGTTGGCTTACGGGCAGGGCTATATGGGATTTCGTGCCGGCTCCGGAACGGCCGAATTCTATCTGATCCAGCTGAGTAATGGCGTGATGGAATGCCGCCTGGTGACCACCGACGGATTCCACGAATACGTCGCACCGGCGAACACCATCATTCCTCAGGTCTGGCAGCACATTGCCTGGATCTACGATGGAAGTGCAATAACTTTATATGTCAACGGGAATTTCGTGGGCAGCAAAGCTGCCTCGGGAAATTTTACGGGTGAAACTGTTACGTTTGGCATCGGGAAAAGCATTTTAGGCACTTATAATTTTGTCTATGGCGGGAGAATTGACGAAATTTCCGCCTGGAATAAAGCCCTGACGCAAACTGAAATCCAGGACATCATGGATGATGAGCTGACGGGTACCGAACCAGGACTTCAGTTATATTATAAATTTAACCAGGGAGATCCAGGGGGCGATAACACGGCAATCACTAAACTTATCTCGGAGACCGGCAATGGCGAAAGGGATGCCGATCTGATGAATTTCGCGTTAACGGGTGAAACGTCCAATTTCAATGGTGAGCTGGATCCCGGCTACCAGGCCATCTCGTTTCCGCAAATCCCAAACCATCTGACGAATGACCCGTCATTCGACATTGAAGCCACGGCTACGTCAGGCCTTGGAGTGATTTTCCAGATACTTTCAGGACCGGCCACTATTGATGGCAATGTTGTCACCCTCAGTGGCGTGTCCGGCGAAGTAGCCATTGAAGCCTCTCAACCCGGCAATGAAGTGTTCGACCCTGCAGAACCGATCGTCAATACCTTCATGGTGCTGGATCCAATGACCTTTGTCCCCGAAATTGACGTCAGGCACCCGCTGGAAGGAGAGGTGTTCGTACCTTCTCTACTGGAAATACTGCTTTCAACAGTTTCCACCATCGACTATCCTGAGCTGTTCTATGTCAGGGACGTTAAGTTTGAGATCAATGGCCAGACGATCCATGCCCAGAACCATTTCAACGGTCATTACACCGCCTGGTGGATGCCTCCTGACTGGGGTACGTACAGCATCACTGTGACCTCCACGACTAATTACGGAGCTTCAACCGCAGAGACCATCAGCATCAACCTGGTCCCGGGAGCATCTGACATGGATGTGCTGGCGGCAGAAAACATCTGGCTGAATCCGAATAACGTTTCGCAGATCGTGGCCGCTGAGTTGCCCTCCTATTTTGGAGCCTTCGACAAAGTGACAGCCATCTTGTCGCTTACCTGTCCGCCAACAGGCGGCTGCGGAGAATGGGACAGGGTCGGCGGCGTTGAAGTAAAAGGCCACGACGGGAAATGGTACGAGATCATCCGGTATATTACCCCATATGGCGTAGAATGCTCCAGTGTCATCGATCTGTCTGACTACATGTCACTTCTACTGGGCAAAGTGGAATTCCGGTTCAATTGCAGCACACTTGACAACGGCTACCTGTGGGGACTGACCCTGTACTACCGGCAGGGAACGCCTGAGTATTTTTACAGCACCGTTTATGAGGTATGGAATGAGATCTATCCGTTTGGGGATTATGCCAACCTCCAGCCTGTTGAGAACCGTACACTCGAATTCCCGGAAGGGGCAACTGCAGCAAAGCTGAAACTGATTTCAACAGGTCATGGATGGGATGAAGATTATAATACCGGCAATGCTGCTGAATTCTATGAAGCCACACACCACATATGGGTAAATGGAGAACAGACCTTCGAACAATACAACTGGTACGACTGCAATCCAAACCCGGATGGGTGCCAGCCCCAGAACGGCACCTGGTTTCATAACAGGGCCGGATGGTGCCCGGGTGCCATAGCCCAGTGGTTCGATTACGATATGACATCCTTCATTGCAGAAGAGGATGTCGAGCTGCAATATGTTTTTTATGAAGATTATATCGATCTCTGCCATCCCAACTATCCCGATTGTGTAACCGACGAAACCTGTTTAGATTGCGATGACGGATTCAATCCCACCCTGGATGTCGCCTGCAACCTGGTGGTTTATACGGTTTCACCTGTCATTACCGGAATTCCTGATGGTGATGTGCTCATCCAGATCTATCCAAATCCCGCCGCAGGCCTGATCAAGATCACGGCTGAGGGATCGGCTGTTGATCCTGATCACGCATCTCTTATCCAGCTCTATACTATAACCGGAACACTGGCCGGCGAGTTCACATGGGATGGAAATGCTGTACAGGTAGACCTTTCGGAGTATCCAAAGGGAATGTACATCCTATGGATTCATACGAGAGACAAAACCGTGATGAAGAAGCTGGTGCTGCAATGA